In Pseudoroseomonas cervicalis, the DNA window GTGGTGAACAGCCCGGGTTCCTTCTCGATCTACACCCGCGGCATCGTCTCCAGCGAGATCGTCGATCCGCACACGATCCGCTTCAAGACCAACGGCGTCTACCCGCTGCTGCCCTACGACCTGAACAACGTCTTCATCATCTGCAAGAAGGTCGGCGACAATGTCGCCACCGGCGATTTCAACAATGGCCGCGCCGTCATCGGCACCGGCCCGTTCCGGCTGCAGAGCTTCACCCCCGACGACCGCGTGGTGATGACCCGCAACGAGGAATACTGGGGCGACAAGCCGGATTGGCGCCAGGTCACCTACCGCTTCATCACCAATGACGGCGTGCGCGTCGCCGCCCTGCTGTCGGGCGATGTGCAGATGATCGACGTGGTGCCGCCGGCCGACATGCCGCGGCTGCGCACCACCCAGGGCATCACCTTCTCCGAGATCCCGTCGCTGCGCTCGATCTATCTGAAGCTCGACACGGCGCATGACAGCTCGCCCTACATCACCGGGCCGAACGGGCAGCGCCTCGACCGCAACCCGCTGCGCGATGTGCGCGTGCGCCGGGCGCTGTCGATCGGCATCAACCGCCAGGGCATCGTCGACCGCATCCTGCAGGGCGCCGGCCTGCCGACCGGCCAGATGATGCCGCCCGGCGCCAATGGCTACATCGCCGACCTGCCGGCGCCGGCCTATGACGTGGAGCGCGCCAAGGCCCTGCTGGCCGAGGCCGGCTATCCGAACGGCTTCAACATCACGCTGATCGGGCCGAACAACCGCTATGTCAGCGACGCGCAGATCATCCAGGCCATCGGCCAGATGTGGCAGCGCATCGGCATCAAGACGACGGTGGACGCCATGCCCTTCGCCGTGATGGCGCAGCGCCAGGCGCGCAACGACATGTCGGCCATGCTGATCGGCTGGGCGACCTCGGGCGAGCCCTCGACCGCCATCCGCGGCAACCTGACCACCCGCATCCCGGAGAAGGGCTTCGGCACGGTCAATTTCAGCGGCTATTCCAACGCCGAGGTCGACCGCCTGACCGAGGAGGGCCTGCGCACCGCCGATGACGCGAAGCGCGAGGAGCTGTTCAAGCAGGCGATGCGGGTGGCGATGGAGGATGTCTCCCTCATCACCCTGCACATGCAGAAGAACATCTGGGCGATGCGCGGCGGCCTGACCTATGAGCCGCGTGCCGACGAATACACCGTCGCCATGAACGTCAACGCCCCCAAGTAATTTTTCTTTCGGTTGCCGCGCCCGGTGGGCGCGGCGTGTGGGGGCCGTTCGCGGTCCCCACCTCCGCGCCCCCGGTGGCGCCAGACGGAATCCCCATCATGCCCAAGCGTATCATCGCCTCCGACAAGATCGGCCGCAGCCGGCTGCCCTTCGCCCAGGCCACCGTCGCCGGCGGCTTCATGTTCGTCTGCTGCATGGGCAATGACCGCGAGGGCCGCTACGCCCTCGGCGATGCCCGCGCGCAGACGCAGCAGGCCATCGACAACATCCGCACTTTGCTGGAGGAGGCCGGCGGCTCGCTGCGCGACGTGGTGAAATGCACCGTCTACGTCACCGACCGCGCCTATTGGCAGCCGATGAACGAGGTCTATTTCTCGAATTTCGCCGAGGATCCGCCGCACCGGGTCTCCTGCATCGTGCAGGGGCTGGGCTCGCCCGACGCGGTGGTGGAGATCGATGCCACCGCGTATCTGGGCGAGGAGGACTGACAGGAGATCGGCGCCCTAGGGCCTGTCAACCAAAGTAGACCACGTTCAGGAGCCGGATGAGCGGGACTGATACAAAGCCGACGAAGATTCCAAACGCCGCGAGAGCACGCGACATTGGCGGCCATGGAGCCAGCCCTCGATAGAACCAGGAGAGCAGGTCGGCCCGACGTGGGAAGATCAAAGTCGCTGCCGGAAGCGCAACCAGCAATATCAGGAAGAAGGGAAGCCGCAGCGAGACCGATCCGGATACCGCTCCGACAGCCAATCCATTGAACAGCCCGCTCCACCATGGCGCTCCCGGGCGACTGGCGAGATGCAGCACCGCTGGAATCGAGACATAGGACAGCGCAATCAGCGCAAAAAGAAGCGGTCCTGCCCAAGGGTACTGCAGTGGCAGCGCGGGTGTGAGTTCGAGATGAGACAAGGGGGTCACGCGTTCATGGGAGATCTTCTGGCAAGCAAGATCCAGACGCTCACAGGCTCTAAACCCCGCCGAGCAGCCCGTGGAACCGCCCCAAGAAGCTCCGCAGCCGCTCGCTCTCCGGGTTCCCAAACACCTCCGCCGGCGGCCCGGCCTGCGCCACCCGTCCCTGGTCCATGAAGACCACATGGTGCGAGACGTCGCGCACGAACAGCATCTCGTGGCTGACCAGCAGCATGGTCTGGCCGCTTTCCGCCAGGCTCTGCATCACCGCCAGCACCTCGGCCACCAGCTCCGGGTCCAGCGCGCTGGTCACCTCGTCGAACAGCAGCAGGCGCGGCTGCATGGCGACCGCGCGGGCGATGGCCACACGCTGCTGCTGCCCGCCGGAGAGCTGGTAGGGGTAGTGGCCGCGCCGCGCCTCCAGCCCCACCCGGGCCAGCCAGTGCCCGGCGATCTCGCGCGCCTCCGCCTTCGGCTTGCCCAGCACCTTGGTCAGGCCGAGCATGACATTCTCCTCCGCCGTCAGATGCGGGAAGAGGTTGAACTGCTGGAACACCATGCCGATCCGCGCCCGCTGGGCGGAGATGGCGGCCTCGCTCATCCGGCGGCGCTTGCCGCCCTCCATGCGGTAGCCGACCGGCTCGCCATCCAGAAGAATCTCGCCGGCATCGTGTTCCTCCAGCAAATTCACGCAGCGCAGGAAGGTGGTCTTGCCGGAGCCGGAGGCGCCGATCAGCGCCACCACCTGGCCCTGCCGCACATCCAGATCGATGCCCTTCAGCACCTCGGTCTCGCCGAAGCTCTTGTGCACCTTGCGGGCCTGCAGCAGCACATCCTCGGCCATGCGGCCCTCCTCAGTAGCGCAGATAGGAGAAGCGCCGCTCCAGCGCCGCGCCGAGCTGCGCGATGGCGGCGTTGATCACCAGGTAGAACAGCCCGGCGGTCAGGTAGAAATCGATGATCAGGTAGTTGCGCGCCATCACCTGCTGGCTGGCCAGCAGCAGCTCCACCACGCCGATCACCGAGAGCAGGGTGGTGCCCTTCACCACCTCCAGGCCCGTGTTCACCCAGGGCGGCAGCATGCGGCGCAGCGCCTGCGGCAGCACCACATAGACCAGCCGCTGCGGGAAGCGCAGCCCGATCGCCTTCGCCGCCTCCATCTGCCCGGCAGGCACCGATTCCACCGCGCCGCGCAGCGTCTCCGCCACATGCGCTGTGGCGAAGGCGGAGAGCGCGATGACGCCCGCCCAGAAGGCCGGCACGTTGATGCCGAACAGCGCCAGCCCGTAATAGGTGAACAGGATCAGCACCAGCACCGGAATGCCGCGCAGGATGTCGACATAGAGCCGCGCCAGGAAGCGGGAAAAAGCGCCGCCATAGGCCAGCACCAGGCCGAGCAGCGTGCCCAGGATGGTCGCCGCCAGGATGGTCAGCGCCGAGCTCGACAGCGTGGTCCAGATGCCGGAGAGCAGCGAGTAGCGCGCCTGCCACAGCTCGAACAGATAGGTGCCGGGCTGCATCGAGAGATCGAACATCGCGCGCCCCTTCAGCGGATGCTGGCGTAGCGCCGCTCGACCCGGCGCAGCAGCGCGGCGAGCAGCCAGGCGGTGGCGAGGTAGAGGGCCGAGGCGGTCAGCCACACCTCCATCACCCGGAAGGTGTTGGCGTTGATCTGCCGCGCCACGAAGGTCAGCTCGGGGATGGCGATGGCGGCGGCCAGCGAGGTGTCCTTGAACAGCGAGATCAGGTTATTGCTGATGCTGGGGAGCGTGATGCGGAACATCACCGGCAGCACCACCCAGCGCTGCCGCTGCCAGGGCCGCATGCCGATCGCCTTCGCCGCCTCGACATACTGCTTCGGGATGGAGGCGAGGCCGGCGCGGAACACCTCGGACATGTAGGCGCCGGCATAGAGGGAGAGCGTCAGCACGAAGCTCTGGAACTTGTCCATGCCGTAGATGCCGAGCTCGGGCAGGCCGAAATAGATGAAGAAGATCAGCAGCAGCAGCGGCGTGCAGCGGATGACCTCGACATAGAAGCGCACCGGGGCGGAGAGCCAGATGCGCCCGGATTGCCGCGCATAGGCGCAGGCGAGGCCGAGCACGCAGCCGATCGCCAGCGACAGCACCGCGAGCCCGAGGCCGAGCGCCAAGGCCTCGGCGAAGCGGTCGGCGTTGCGGGTGATGACGCTCCAGTCGAAATGATAGTCGATCATGCCTGGCCCATCAGTGGCGGGGACCGCGCGGCCAAGCGCGCGCGGCAGAGGCGGCCGGGCGGAGGGATCCGCCGCCCGGCCGGGCGGTCAGGCGAACTCGTTCGGATAGCCGATCTTGGGCGTCGGCAGCTCGATGCCGAACCACTTCTTGTAGGAGGCGGCGAAGTAGTCGAAATCCACCCCCATCATGGCTTCCTTGTAGACGGTGTTGACCCAGTTCAGCCAGATCGGGTCGCCCGGCTTCACCGCCGAGGCGTAGGAATTCGGCATCCAGCCATAGCCGGCATCGATGAAGCGGCCCGGGGTCTGCTGCATCAGCCAGCGCGCCGCCGACTGGTCGGCCATATAGGCGTCGATGCGGCGGGCATTCAGCGCCTGCAGCACGGCGTCGGGGCTTTCGAAGGCGTCCACCTTGGCCTGGGGCAGCGCCTTGCGCACCCATTCCTCCATGAACACGTTCTGCATGCCGCCGACCGTCACCGCATTGCCGGCGGCCTTCATGGCGTCATAGTTCTGGTACTTGGCGCCGCGCGCCAGCAGCAGCAGCGTCACGCCCTCGCGGTAATAGGGGATGGTGAACTCGACCTGCTGGGCGCGGCCCGGCGTCACCGTCATCCACTGCACCACGATGTCCACCTTGTCGGTGATCAGCGAGGGGATGCGGGCATCCGAGCCCTGCAGCACGAATTCGACCTTGTTGGGGTCGTCGAAGAGCGACTTGGCCAGCAGCCGGGCCAGGTCGATATCCATGCCCTGCAGCTTGCCGTCGGCGCCCTCGAAATGCCAGGGCGGGTTGGTGCTGCCGGTGCCGACGATCAGCTTGCCGCGGTCCTTGATCATCTGCAGCCGGCTTCTGCTTACGGTCTGGGCCATGGCTGCCCGCGGCGCGAGCAGGGCGGCGGCACCGCCGAGCGCCGCGCCGGCAGCCCCCATGCCGAACAGCCCGCGCCGTTCCAGGCTGACGTTCTTCTCGTCCTGCTCACTCATCTCGGATCCCCTTCTGTCTCCCGGCATGCCTGGCCGGCATGTCTTGCCGGAAGGTCAGCAAGAAACCGGCCAGTTGTCACGCGGTCGCAGCGATGCGGCGCGGGTCATGCGGTTGCTTTTTCGTCACCCGCGATCAGCCCGGCCAGGCGGCGGCCGGAACCGGCGGCCATGGTCCAGCCGGTATGGCCATGGCCGGTGTTTAGATAGAGGTTGGGGATGCGGGTCGGGCCGATGCGCGGGCGCCCATCCGGCACCATCGGCCGCAGCCCGGCCCAGCGCACCGCGCCCGGCGCCGAATCGGCCACCGCCAATTGCGGGAACAGTTCGCCCACCCCGCGCATCAGGGCTGCGATGCGGCGCGGCGAGGGGGTGGTGTCGAAATCCGCCACCTCGGCCGAGCCCACGATGCGATAGCGATCGCCGAGCGGGGTGAGGGCGAATTTGCGGCTATCGTCGAGGATGGCGTGGCGCGGCCCCTCCGGCCAGACGCTGCGCGGCACGGTCACCGACAGGCCCTTCACCGGATAGACCGGCAGCTCGATGCCGATCGGGCGCAGCAGCGCCGGCGAATGGCTGCCCAGCGCCACCACCACCGCGTCGGAGGCGATGTCGCCCTGGCTGCTGGCCACCGCCGCGACACGGTCGCCCTGCAGCACCAGCCCGCGCACCTCGGTGTTGTAGTGGAAGGCCGCGCCGCGCGCGGCGCACCAGGCGGCCAGGCCCTGGCTGAACTTGTTGCAGTCGCCGACCTCATCCTGCGGGAAATACAGCCCGCCGGCGATGCGGTGCGCCACCGCGGCCAGCGCCGGCTCGCGCGCCACGCAGGCCTCGCGGTCCAGCAGCTCGGTCACCAGGCCATGCGGGGCCAGCGCCAGATGCGCGGCATGCGCCGCCCCCAGCGTTTCCTCATCGGCGAAGGTCTTCAGCACGCATTGCCCGGCATAGTCGTATTCGATTCCGGTCTCGGCGCGGATCTCGGCCATGGAGCGGGCGGAGAGCAGCGCCAGCTCCAGGTTGGAAATCGCCCCCTCATTGTGCCGCGCGGCGCGGGAGGCGGCGAGGAAGCCCAACCCCCAGCGCCACATGCGCGGCAGGGCGGAGGCGCGCAGCAGCATCGGCGCATCCTCCTTCCCCAGCCATTTCAGCACCTTCAGCGGCACGCCCGGCGCCGCCCAGGGCTGCACGGAGCTGACATGGATGATGGCGCCATTGCCCCAGCTGGTCTCGACGCCGGCGGCCTCGCGCCGCTCCAGCACGGTGACCTGGTGGCCCGCCTTCTGCAGCCAGTAGGCGCTGGCGACGCCGATGACCCCGGCGCCCAGGATGGTGATGCGCATCGTCTCAGTCCCTCTCCGCCGCCGCAGACTCCCAGAGCCGCGCCACCGCCGCAAGGTCGTCCGGATCGGCCACCGCATGGATGCGCGCCGGCAGGGATTGCCACAGCGCCGGGTCCTTGAAGCCATGGCCGGTGATCATCAGCACCAGCTCGGCCTCCGGCGCCACCAGGCCACGCGCCAGCAGCGGCGCCAGGGCGGCGACCGGGCTGGCCCCGGTCGGCTCGGCATAGATCCCTTCCAGCCGCGCGAGGTCGCGCATCGCCTGGCGCAGCGCGTCGTCGCTGACCGCGATGGCGCAGCCGCCGCTCTCGCGCAGCAGGCGCAGCGTCAGCGTGCCATCCGCCTCATAGCCGATCAGCGGGTCGCTGATGCCCGACGCGATGGTGCGCGGCGCGTCCCAGGCCGCGACCCGCGCCGCGCCGGCCGCCCAGGCGCGGGCGATCGGCGCGCAGCCCTCGGCCTGCACCGCCACCAGGCGGGTGGACAGCCCCGCCATGGCCAGCCCCCGCGCCACACCCTGCACCAGCGGGCCGCTGCCGGTCGGGATCAGCACATGGTCCGGCGCCCGCCCGCCCAGCTGCCGCGCGATCTCCAGCCCCGCCAGCTTGGCGCCATCCACCGCCCAGGGGTTGAGGAAGGTGGTGGTGAGATTGGCCAGGCCCTGCGTCGCGGCGAGTTTTTCGGCGAGCGCGTAGGAGCGGCTGTAATGCCCCTCCACCGTCAGCAGCACCGCGCCATGCGCGGCGATCTGCGTCACCTTGCCCTGCGGCGTGTGCGCCGGCACCACGATCACCGCGGGCATGCCCGCCCGCGCCGCATAGGCGGCGACTGAGGCGCCGGCATTGCCGGAGGAGGCGCAGACCACGCCCCGCGCCCCCAGCTCCCGCGCCTTGCTGATGCCGGCACTGACCAGCCGGTCCTTGAAGGAGCCGGTGGGGTTGCGGGTCTCGTCCTTCAGCCAGATCCGGCCGCGGAAGCCGGGCAAGGCCGCCTCCAGCCGCGGCGCACGCAAAAGCGGCGTCTCGCCCTCGCCCAGCGAGACGATGGCCTCCGGCTCCGTCACCGAGAGATGCGCCGCCTCCCGCCACATGCTGGCCAGCAGCGCCGGCGGCGGCGCCATGCCGCTCTCGCCCGCCACCTCCAGGATGCCGCCGCAGCGCCGGCAGGCATAGAGCAGGGCCGGCGCATGGGCCTCCCCGCAGGCGGTGCAGCGCAGTTCCATCCCCAATCCCCTCCCCTGGCGCCCCCCAGGAGAGGCCAGCGGGGCGGCGATGGGAAGCCCCCTAGGGTTCCGGGCCGCGCGCCCGGGCCCGGGCGGCCGGCCGCACCCCGAGCCGCGCCAGCGCCGCCGAGACGCGCGGCAGGAAGCGCCGCGCCAGCAGCGCCAGCGGCCGCCCCGGCGGCGCCAGCACATGGATGTGGAAGGCGGTGCCCGGCGCCAGCCGCAGCGCCGCGGCACGGCCGGCGAAGCCCTGGGCGGAGACCGGGTCGGTCACCGCGAAGCCGAGCCCCGCCGCCACCATGGCGCAGGCGGCCTGGGCGTTCTGCGTCTCCGCCACCATCACCCGGCGCACGCCATGCCGCTCGAACAGCTCATCGGCCAGATGGCGCAGCCGGTACTGGCCGCCGAGCGAGATGCAGGCCTCGCCCTCCAGCTCGCGCGGCGCCAGCTCGGCGCGGCCGGCGAGCCGGTGGCCCGGCGGCAGCAGCACCATGGCCGGCAGCCGGTAGGGCGGCGCCGCATGCAGCGAGGCAACCGCCGCCACCGGCAAGGCGAAGCCGAGATCGGCGCCGCCGCGCTGCACCATCTCCGCCACCTCATGCGAGCTGGCGACGGTCAGCGCCACGCGCGGCCGGCCCTCGCCCTTGGCGAATTCGGCCAGCAGAGCGGGCATGAAGGAAGCGCCGAACAGCGGCAGGCAGGCGACCCGCAGCTCGCCCATGCCGGTGCTGCGCATGTCGATGGCCAGCTGGTCCACCCGCCGGGCGGCGGCGAACAGCGCCTCCACCTCCGCCTCGAAGCGCCGCGCCTCGGGCGTCGGCGCCAGGCGGCGGCGGCTGCGGTCGAACAGGGCCAGCCCCGTCTCCTCCTCCAGCGCGCGCAGCAGCTTGGTCACCGCCGGCTGCGACAGGGTCAGCAGCTCGGCGGCGCCGCCCACCGAGCCGGCGCGCAGCACCGCCCGGAAGGCCTCGAGCTGGCGGAGACGGGTGGGCGTCATCGGTCCGGGTTTCGCTACTCCAGGGAATGGAACCGGGAGGATTATGTATTTGCCGCGCGGCCGCAACGGATGCCAGCCTTCCCGCTCAGGCCTGGGACGGCGCCTGAATGGCACGCCACACGGCCGCGCGTATCGACGCGCGGAGCAGATGCCACGCGCCCCCTTCTGGCCGGAGAGGCAAAGGAATGGGGACGATGAAGAGACTGCTTCTGGCGGCCACCTCGCTGCTCGCCCTCGGCGCCGGCATGCTCGGTGCCAAACCCGCGCAGGCGCAGCAGCGCCTGGTCGTCGCCGCCTATGGCGGCAGCTATGAGCGGGTGATGCGCGAGCATGTGATCCCGGCCTTCGAACGCGCCAACAATGTGCGCATCGACTATCTGGCCGGCAATTCCACCGACACCCTGGCCAAGGTGCAGGCGCAGCGCGGCAACCAGCAGATCGGCGTCATCGTCGTCGATGACGGGCCGATGTTCCAGGCGATCGGCCTCGGCTTCTGCCAGAAGGTCACCGACCGCGCCGCCATCGACGCGCTCTACCCGATCGCCGTGCTGGGCGATGGCGCGGCGCTCGGCACCGGCTTCGGCTATACCGGCCTCGCCTATAACGAGCAGGTCTTCCGCGAGCGCAATTTGCCGCTGCCGACCAGCTGGAACGATCTGACGCGCGCCGACCTTCGCGGGCGCATCGCCATCCCCGGCATCGACAACACCTATGGCGTGCACACCGTCGCCATGATGGCGCGCATCAATGGCGGCTCGGAGCGCGAGCCGGGCCCCGGCTTCCGCGCCATGCGCGAGCGGGTGAACCCCAATGTGCTCGCCTATGAAAGCAGCCCCGGCAAGATGAGCGACATGTTCACCGCCGGCGAGGTGTGGATGGCGGTCTGGGGTTCCTCCCGCGCGCGCGCCATGCAGGTGGCGGGTTTCCCGATGGGCTTCGTCGCGCCCAAGGAAGGCGGCGTCGCGCTGATGACCGCGACCTGCGCGGTAGAGGGCGGGCCGCTGCCCGAGCTGGCGCAGAAATTCGTCGCCCACCTGGTCTCGCCCGATGTGCAGGCCGCCTTCTCGCGCGACTACGGCTCCGGCCCCACCAACCGGCATACGCAATTGCCGCCCGAGGTGGCGCAGACGGTGATCTATGGCGAGGAGCAGGTGAAGACCCTGGTCGCCATGGACTGGACCGCCATCAACCCCGCCCGCCAGGAATGGACGCGCCGCTGGCAGCGCGAGGTCGAGCGCTGAGCATGGCGGGCGAGGCCTTCCTGGCGCTGGACGGGGTGGCGAAGAGCTACGGCCCCGTCCAGGCGGTGCAGGACATCTCCTTCGGTGTGGCGCAGGGGGAGTTCCTCGGGCTGCTCGGCCCCTCGGGCTGCGGCAAGACCACCACGCTGCAGATGATCGCGGGGTTCGAGACGCCGAGCCGGGGCAGCATCCGCCTGGCCGGACAGGACCTCACCGCCACACCGCCCAGCCGGCGCAATATCGGCCTGGTGTTCCAGTCCTACGCGCTGTTCCCGCATATGAGCGCGGCGGAGAATGTCGCCTTCGGGCTGGAGATGCGCCGCGTGCCGAAGCCCGAGCGGCGGGCGCGCGTCGCCCGCGCGCTGGATCTCGTGCATCTGGCGCATCTGGCCGACCGTTTCCCGCGCCAGATGTCGGGCGGCCAGCAGCAGCGCGTGGCGCTGGCCCGCGCCCTGGTGATCGAGCCGCGGCTGCTGCTGCTGGACGAGCCGCTCTCCAACCTCGACGCCAAGCTGCGCGAGGAGATGCAGGTGGAGCTGCGCGAGCTGCAGAAGCGGGTCGGCGTCACCACCATCCTGGTGACGCATGACCAGCAGGAGGCGATGGCGCTGTGCGACCGTGTCGCCGTCATGCAGGGCGGGCGCATCGTGCAGATCGACCAGCCCTGGCGCGCCTATGACGCCCCGGCGGACGGGTTCGTGGCCGATTTCCTCGGCCGCAGCAATTGCCTGCCGGCGCGGGCCGGCGGCGGCATGGCCGAGGCCGCCGGCCACCGCTTCCGCCTGCCCGAGCCGCTCGCCTCGCTGTCGGGTGAGGTGGCGCTGTCGATCCGGCCGGAGCGGCTGCAGCTGCAGCCGGAGGATGCGCCCGGCCTGCCCGGAACAGTGCATTCGCGCGTCTTCCTCGGCGGCTTCTGGCTGTACCGCGTGGCGACGCCGGCCGGCGACATGCTGGTGACCGCGCAGAACACCGGCGCGGCGCCTGCCGAGGAAGGCAGCCCCGTCACCCTGGCCTGGGAGCCGCACAGCCTGCGGCGCCACGCATGAGCACGGCGGAGGAGACCCTGAGCCCCGCCGCCGCGCCACGCCCCGACGCCCCGCCGGCCCGCTTCTGGCGGCCCTCGCCGGCGCTGCTGCTCTCGGCCCCGGCGGTGCTGGCGCTGGGCATCGCGCTGGTGCTGCCGCTGTTCGGCGTGGCGCTGCTCAGCCTGCAGGGCTTCGACTATGAGAAGGGCATCCTGCCCGGTGCCAGCCTCGCCAACTATGCCGAGCTGGCGCAGGATTCCCTGTTCCTGGAGACGCTGTCGCGCACCTTCCGCATCGCGCTGATCGTCACCCTGGCCTGCCTCGCCCTCGGCCTGCCGGAGGCCTGGATCATCCACCGCATGGCGCCGCGCTGGCGCGGGCTGATGCTGCTGGTGGTGGTCGGGCCGCTGCTGGTCTCGGTGGTGGTGCGCACCTTCGGCTGGATGGTGCTGCTCGGCAGCAATGGCTTGGTCAACCAGGCGCTGCTGGCGCTCGGCGTGCCCGGCGCGCCCTTCCGCCTGCTCTTCACCGAGCTCGCCATCATCATCGGCCTGGTGCATGTGA includes these proteins:
- a CDS encoding ABC transporter ATP-binding protein; amino-acid sequence: MAGEAFLALDGVAKSYGPVQAVQDISFGVAQGEFLGLLGPSGCGKTTTLQMIAGFETPSRGSIRLAGQDLTATPPSRRNIGLVFQSYALFPHMSAAENVAFGLEMRRVPKPERRARVARALDLVHLAHLADRFPRQMSGGQQQRVALARALVIEPRLLLLDEPLSNLDAKLREEMQVELRELQKRVGVTTILVTHDQQEAMALCDRVAVMQGGRIVQIDQPWRAYDAPADGFVADFLGRSNCLPARAGGGMAEAAGHRFRLPEPLASLSGEVALSIRPERLQLQPEDAPGLPGTVHSRVFLGGFWLYRVATPAGDMLVTAQNTGAAPAEEGSPVTLAWEPHSLRRHA
- a CDS encoding ABC transporter substrate-binding protein, which gives rise to MKRLLLAATSLLALGAGMLGAKPAQAQQRLVVAAYGGSYERVMREHVIPAFERANNVRIDYLAGNSTDTLAKVQAQRGNQQIGVIVVDDGPMFQAIGLGFCQKVTDRAAIDALYPIAVLGDGAALGTGFGYTGLAYNEQVFRERNLPLPTSWNDLTRADLRGRIAIPGIDNTYGVHTVAMMARINGGSEREPGPGFRAMRERVNPNVLAYESSPGKMSDMFTAGEVWMAVWGSSRARAMQVAGFPMGFVAPKEGGVALMTATCAVEGGPLPELAQKFVAHLVSPDVQAAFSRDYGSGPTNRHTQLPPEVAQTVIYGEEQVKTLVAMDWTAINPARQEWTRRWQREVER
- a CDS encoding transporter substrate-binding domain-containing protein: MSEQDEKNVSLERRGLFGMGAAGAALGGAAALLAPRAAMAQTVSRSRLQMIKDRGKLIVGTGSTNPPWHFEGADGKLQGMDIDLARLLAKSLFDDPNKVEFVLQGSDARIPSLITDKVDIVVQWMTVTPGRAQQVEFTIPYYREGVTLLLLARGAKYQNYDAMKAAGNAVTVGGMQNVFMEEWVRKALPQAKVDAFESPDAVLQALNARRIDAYMADQSAARWLMQQTPGRFIDAGYGWMPNSYASAVKPGDPIWLNWVNTVYKEAMMGVDFDYFAASYKKWFGIELPTPKIGYPNEFA
- a CDS encoding RidA family protein — translated: MPKRIIASDKIGRSRLPFAQATVAGGFMFVCCMGNDREGRYALGDARAQTQQAIDNIRTLLEEAGGSLRDVVKCTVYVTDRAYWQPMNEVYFSNFAEDPPHRVSCIVQGLGSPDAVVEIDATAYLGEED
- a CDS encoding amino acid ABC transporter permease, which produces MFDLSMQPGTYLFELWQARYSLLSGIWTTLSSSALTILAATILGTLLGLVLAYGGAFSRFLARLYVDILRGIPVLVLILFTYYGLALFGINVPAFWAGVIALSAFATAHVAETLRGAVESVPAGQMEAAKAIGLRFPQRLVYVVLPQALRRMLPPWVNTGLEVVKGTTLLSVIGVVELLLASQQVMARNYLIIDFYLTAGLFYLVINAAIAQLGAALERRFSYLRY
- the thrC gene encoding threonine synthase, with the protein product MELRCTACGEAHAPALLYACRRCGGILEVAGESGMAPPPALLASMWREAAHLSVTEPEAIVSLGEGETPLLRAPRLEAALPGFRGRIWLKDETRNPTGSFKDRLVSAGISKARELGARGVVCASSGNAGASVAAYAARAGMPAVIVVPAHTPQGKVTQIAAHGAVLLTVEGHYSRSYALAEKLAATQGLANLTTTFLNPWAVDGAKLAGLEIARQLGGRAPDHVLIPTGSGPLVQGVARGLAMAGLSTRLVAVQAEGCAPIARAWAAGAARVAAWDAPRTIASGISDPLIGYEADGTLTLRLLRESGGCAIAVSDDALRQAMRDLARLEGIYAEPTGASPVAALAPLLARGLVAPEAELVLMITGHGFKDPALWQSLPARIHAVADPDDLAAVARLWESAAAERD
- a CDS encoding D-amino acid dehydrogenase, yielding MRITILGAGVIGVASAYWLQKAGHQVTVLERREAAGVETSWGNGAIIHVSSVQPWAAPGVPLKVLKWLGKEDAPMLLRASALPRMWRWGLGFLAASRAARHNEGAISNLELALLSARSMAEIRAETGIEYDYAGQCVLKTFADEETLGAAHAAHLALAPHGLVTELLDREACVAREPALAAVAHRIAGGLYFPQDEVGDCNKFSQGLAAWCAARGAAFHYNTEVRGLVLQGDRVAAVASSQGDIASDAVVVALGSHSPALLRPIGIELPVYPVKGLSVTVPRSVWPEGPRHAILDDSRKFALTPLGDRYRIVGSAEVADFDTTPSPRRIAALMRGVGELFPQLAVADSAPGAVRWAGLRPMVPDGRPRIGPTRIPNLYLNTGHGHTGWTMAAGSGRRLAGLIAGDEKATA
- a CDS encoding amino acid ABC transporter ATP-binding protein; its protein translation is MAEDVLLQARKVHKSFGETEVLKGIDLDVRQGQVVALIGASGSGKTTFLRCVNLLEEHDAGEILLDGEPVGYRMEGGKRRRMSEAAISAQRARIGMVFQQFNLFPHLTAEENVMLGLTKVLGKPKAEAREIAGHWLARVGLEARRGHYPYQLSGGQQQRVAIARAVAMQPRLLLFDEVTSALDPELVAEVLAVMQSLAESGQTMLLVSHEMLFVRDVSHHVVFMDQGRVAQAGPPAEVFGNPESERLRSFLGRFHGLLGGV
- a CDS encoding ABC transporter substrate-binding protein, which produces MQRTAIRAPLSRRAMLALSAATLGSGSLAFGGAARAQASQNLSLAVAAPPTSLDPHYHTLSPNNMVAEHFFDKLVHRDANAKLVPGLAESWRMVSDDTWEFKLRQGVKFSNGDAFTAEDVVFTIKRVPNVVNSPGSFSIYTRGIVSSEIVDPHTIRFKTNGVYPLLPYDLNNVFIICKKVGDNVATGDFNNGRAVIGTGPFRLQSFTPDDRVVMTRNEEYWGDKPDWRQVTYRFITNDGVRVAALLSGDVQMIDVVPPADMPRLRTTQGITFSEIPSLRSIYLKLDTAHDSSPYITGPNGQRLDRNPLRDVRVRRALSIGINRQGIVDRILQGAGLPTGQMMPPGANGYIADLPAPAYDVERAKALLAEAGYPNGFNITLIGPNNRYVSDAQIIQAIGQMWQRIGIKTTVDAMPFAVMAQRQARNDMSAMLIGWATSGEPSTAIRGNLTTRIPEKGFGTVNFSGYSNAEVDRLTEEGLRTADDAKREELFKQAMRVAMEDVSLITLHMQKNIWAMRGGLTYEPRADEYTVAMNVNAPK
- a CDS encoding amino acid ABC transporter permease, with the translated sequence MDYHFDWSVITRNADRFAEALALGLGLAVLSLAIGCVLGLACAYARQSGRIWLSAPVRFYVEVIRCTPLLLLIFFIYFGLPELGIYGMDKFQSFVLTLSLYAGAYMSEVFRAGLASIPKQYVEAAKAIGMRPWQRQRWVVLPVMFRITLPSISNNLISLFKDTSLAAAIAIPELTFVARQINANTFRVMEVWLTASALYLATAWLLAALLRRVERRYASIR
- a CDS encoding LysR substrate-binding domain-containing protein, coding for MTPTRLRQLEAFRAVLRAGSVGGAAELLTLSQPAVTKLLRALEEETGLALFDRSRRRLAPTPEARRFEAEVEALFAAARRVDQLAIDMRSTGMGELRVACLPLFGASFMPALLAEFAKGEGRPRVALTVASSHEVAEMVQRGGADLGFALPVAAVASLHAAPPYRLPAMVLLPPGHRLAGRAELAPRELEGEACISLGGQYRLRHLADELFERHGVRRVMVAETQNAQAACAMVAAGLGFAVTDPVSAQGFAGRAAALRLAPGTAFHIHVLAPPGRPLALLARRFLPRVSAALARLGVRPAARARARGPEP